A DNA window from Buttiauxella agrestis contains the following coding sequences:
- the pepT gene encoding peptidase T — MSSPLADQLTQRFFRYLAITSQSQAGAATLPSTPGQHEMAKLLAQELREFGLDDVVIDEHATVTAVKKGNVPGAPRVGFITHIDTVDVGLSPDIHPQVLRFTGDDLCLNPEKDIWLRIAEHPEILAYPNEEIIFSDGTSVLGADNKSAVTVVMTLLENLTDDMKHGDIVVAFVPDEEIGLCGAKALDLARFAVDFAWTIDCCELGEVVYENFNAAHAEIRFTGVTAHPMSAKGVLVNPLLMAHDFISHFDRQQTPENTEGREGYIWFNGMNTTQNDAILKANIRDFDAQNFEARKQQLRAVAEKIAAQHPTAKVEIAISDTYSNISNAIKDDRRAIDLIFEAMKELDIEPKVIPMRGGTDGAALSAKGLLTPNFFTGAHNFHSKFEFLPLRAFEASYNVALKLCLLAAK; from the coding sequence ATGTCATCGCCGCTCGCAGACCAATTAACACAACGCTTCTTCCGCTATCTGGCGATAACCAGCCAAAGTCAGGCTGGCGCTGCCACCTTGCCGAGCACGCCCGGCCAACATGAAATGGCAAAATTACTGGCGCAAGAGTTGCGCGAATTCGGTCTGGATGATGTGGTTATCGACGAGCACGCCACCGTGACCGCCGTCAAAAAAGGCAATGTTCCCGGTGCGCCGCGCGTGGGGTTTATCACACATATTGATACGGTTGATGTCGGGCTTTCACCGGATATTCACCCGCAGGTCCTGCGTTTTACCGGCGATGATTTGTGTCTTAACCCAGAGAAAGATATCTGGCTGCGTATCGCTGAACACCCGGAAATCCTGGCTTATCCGAACGAAGAGATCATTTTCAGCGATGGCACCAGCGTGCTGGGTGCGGATAATAAATCTGCCGTCACTGTGGTGATGACGCTGCTGGAAAACCTGACGGATGATATGAAGCACGGCGATATTGTGGTCGCATTTGTCCCGGATGAAGAGATAGGTTTATGCGGTGCAAAAGCGCTGGATCTGGCCCGTTTTGCCGTTGATTTTGCCTGGACCATCGACTGCTGTGAATTAGGTGAAGTGGTGTACGAAAACTTCAACGCCGCTCATGCTGAAATTCGTTTTACCGGCGTCACCGCGCACCCGATGTCCGCCAAAGGTGTATTAGTGAACCCGCTGCTAATGGCGCATGATTTCATCAGCCATTTCGACCGTCAGCAAACACCAGAGAATACCGAGGGCCGCGAAGGCTATATTTGGTTTAACGGCATGAACACCACACAAAACGACGCAATATTGAAAGCCAATATCCGTGATTTTGACGCGCAGAATTTTGAAGCCCGTAAACAGCAATTACGCGCTGTCGCAGAAAAAATTGCCGCGCAACACCCTACAGCAAAAGTTGAAATTGCTATCAGCGACACATACAGCAATATCAGTAATGCCATTAAAGACGACCGTCGCGCTATTGATCTTATTTTCGAGGCCATGAAGGAGTTAGATATCGAGCCTAAGGTCATTCCTATGCGCGGTGGCACCGATGGTGCGGCACTTTCAGCAAAAGGGTTATTAACGCCGAACTTCTTTACCGGTGCGCATAATTTTCATTCTAAGTTTGAATTTTTGCCGTTGAGAGCGTTTGAAGCCTCTTATAACGTGGCGCTGAAACTTTGTCTGTTAGCGGCTAAATAA
- a CDS encoding FdhF/YdeP family oxidoreductase — MKFKSAIKPYHAAAGGWGSLEATTRFVIDSKHALKNLRNLMRMNKAKGFDCPGCAWGDDNKSTFSFCENGAKAVTWEATRRFIDHEFFAQHSVSKLYQQSDYFLEYQGRITEPLRYNPQTDHYEAISWDEAFAVIAQHIKAMDHPNQMELYTSGRASNEASYLYQVFGRMTGTNNFPDCSNMCHEASGGGLKRSIGVGKGTIHLNDFDKANAIFVFGQNPGTNHPRMLHSLRHAAENGAQIVTFNTLRERGLERFADPQKPLEIVTPLAGTISTYYYQPNLGGDMAAIRGMAKALLETHRLRLENGENGIFDQQFIDENTHGVEAWFAEIDNTTWTHITHQSGLSEQQLRDAASIWQQAERVICTWAMGITQHKHSLNTVREIVNLQLLGGHLGKPGAGLCPVRGHSNVQGNRTMGIDEKPSAALLDSLAAHFDFEPPRKQGHNTVEAIAAMLRDEVKVLIALGGNLAAAAPDSPRTEEALQRCGLTVHISTKLNRSHLVPGKAALILPTLGRTEEDMQASGRQFITVEDSFSMVHASEGIGKPIASTQRSETAIVCGIANAVLGQEKLNWLALADDYNLIRDHIAATLPGFKDFNQQCEKPGGFYLGNAAAQLRFNTPTGKAEFSAAPLPASLFGDLNAPFTLQTLRSHDQYNTTIYGLDDRYRGVYGQREVLFINPEDLAELELRDGDLVDIETVWNDGITRKVSGFKIVPYNIPRGNLAAYYPETNPLVPLTSVGDDTGTPTSKSVPVKISRTVSVESQRIA, encoded by the coding sequence ATGAAATTTAAATCTGCCATTAAACCCTATCATGCCGCGGCGGGCGGCTGGGGTTCACTCGAAGCCACCACTCGTTTTGTTATCGACAGCAAACACGCCCTGAAAAACCTGCGCAATCTGATGCGCATGAATAAAGCCAAAGGCTTTGACTGCCCTGGCTGCGCGTGGGGTGACGATAACAAAAGTACTTTTAGCTTCTGCGAAAATGGCGCAAAAGCGGTAACGTGGGAAGCGACTCGCCGCTTCATCGACCATGAATTCTTCGCGCAACACAGCGTCAGCAAACTCTATCAACAAAGCGATTATTTCCTTGAATATCAAGGGCGAATCACTGAACCGCTGCGCTATAACCCGCAAACAGACCATTACGAAGCCATCAGTTGGGATGAGGCATTCGCAGTTATAGCCCAGCATATAAAGGCAATGGATCACCCCAACCAAATGGAGCTGTACACATCCGGGCGTGCCAGCAACGAAGCCTCGTATCTGTATCAGGTATTCGGGCGCATGACAGGCACCAATAACTTCCCGGATTGTTCGAATATGTGCCACGAAGCCAGCGGTGGCGGTCTGAAGCGCAGCATAGGCGTCGGCAAAGGCACCATTCATCTGAACGATTTTGATAAAGCTAACGCCATTTTCGTGTTTGGCCAAAACCCTGGCACCAACCACCCGCGTATGCTGCACAGCTTGCGTCACGCCGCTGAAAACGGCGCGCAAATCGTCACCTTTAATACCCTGCGCGAACGAGGGCTTGAGCGTTTTGCCGATCCGCAAAAACCGCTGGAAATCGTTACGCCTCTTGCTGGCACCATCAGCACTTATTATTACCAGCCGAATTTAGGCGGTGATATGGCCGCCATTCGCGGCATGGCGAAAGCCCTGTTGGAAACGCATCGTCTGCGACTGGAGAACGGTGAAAACGGTATTTTTGACCAGCAATTTATTGATGAAAACACGCACGGCGTTGAGGCCTGGTTTGCCGAAATCGACAACACGACCTGGACGCACATTACTCATCAGTCGGGTTTAAGCGAGCAGCAATTGCGCGATGCCGCCAGCATCTGGCAGCAGGCCGAGCGCGTGATCTGCACCTGGGCGATGGGGATTACGCAACACAAACATTCGCTGAATACGGTGCGCGAAATCGTCAACCTACAACTGCTGGGCGGCCATCTGGGTAAACCTGGCGCGGGTCTTTGCCCGGTGCGCGGCCACAGTAATGTGCAGGGAAATCGCACCATGGGGATTGATGAAAAACCCTCAGCAGCATTACTTGATAGCCTCGCGGCCCATTTCGATTTTGAACCGCCACGCAAGCAAGGCCATAACACCGTTGAAGCCATTGCTGCGATGCTGCGCGATGAGGTGAAAGTTCTTATTGCTCTGGGTGGCAATTTAGCCGCTGCCGCGCCGGACAGTCCGCGCACTGAAGAAGCGCTCCAGCGATGCGGCCTGACGGTTCATATCAGCACCAAACTGAACCGCAGCCACCTTGTCCCCGGCAAAGCCGCGCTGATTTTACCGACACTTGGGCGCACCGAGGAAGATATGCAAGCCAGCGGGCGGCAGTTCATCACCGTTGAGGACTCGTTCAGCATGGTGCATGCGTCCGAAGGTATCGGCAAACCGATTGCCAGCACACAACGCTCAGAAACCGCGATTGTCTGCGGGATAGCGAATGCGGTGCTGGGGCAAGAAAAGCTGAACTGGCTGGCGCTGGCTGATGATTACAACCTGATTCGCGACCATATCGCCGCCACCCTCCCAGGATTTAAAGATTTCAACCAGCAGTGCGAAAAACCAGGCGGTTTCTATTTGGGCAATGCCGCCGCGCAATTGCGCTTTAACACCCCGACCGGTAAAGCGGAATTCAGCGCCGCCCCGCTGCCAGCGTCACTGTTTGGTGATTTAAACGCGCCGTTTACGCTGCAAACTTTGCGTTCGCATGACCAGTACAACACCACGATTTACGGGCTGGATGACCGCTACCGTGGGGTTTATGGGCAACGCGAAGTGTTGTTTATTAACCCGGAAGATCTGGCGGAGCTTGAGTTGCGCGATGGCGACTTAGTGGATATTGAAACCGTCTGGAATGATGGTATCACCCGTAAAGTTAGCGGCTTTAAAATCGTCCCTTACAACATTCCGCGTGGCAACCTGGCCGCCTATTACCCGGAAACGAACCCATTGGTTCCTTTAACCAGTGTTGGTGATGATACAGGCACGCCGACTTCAAAATCCGTACCGGTAAAAATCAGCCGCACCGTTTCTGTTGAAAGCCAGCGTATCGCGTAA
- a CDS encoding ABC transporter substrate-binding protein — MNITRKATKLALIIAAVTVSSTVAAKTLVYCSEGSPENFNPQLYTSGTSVDASAVPVYNRLVDFKVGTTELQPSLAESWDVSEDGKVYTFHLRKGVKFQSNKYFKPTRDFNADDVIFSFMRQKDPKHPYHNVSNGNYSNFESLEFGKLITAIDKVDDNTVRFTLTHPEAPFIADLGWYFASILSAEYADNMLKAGTPERVDMDPIGTGPFRLAQYQKDSRILFTAFPEYWQGKAKIDKLVFSITPDASVRVAKLEKNECQVMPFPNPADLPRLKENADINLMQKAGLNTGFLSFNTQKAPTDNVKVRQALAMAINKPAIIDAVFRGTGTAAKNLLPPGVWSADDTLKDYEYDPEKAKALLKEAGFADGLTIDLWAMPVQRPYNPNAKRMAEMIQADWAKIGVTAKVVTYEWGEYLKRVKDGEHQAALMGWTTATGDPDNFFGPLFTCRAADGGSNSAKWCYQPFDKLILEARASGDHEKRVELYKEAQQMMHDQMPAVMIAHSTIFEPVRKEVTRYEVDPFGKHIFYQVDVK, encoded by the coding sequence ATGAACATCACAAGAAAAGCCACAAAGTTGGCATTGATAATAGCGGCGGTCACAGTCAGTTCCACTGTTGCGGCAAAAACTCTGGTTTATTGTTCTGAAGGATCGCCAGAAAACTTTAACCCGCAGTTATATACCTCGGGCACCAGTGTTGATGCCAGCGCAGTGCCAGTTTATAACCGCCTGGTGGATTTTAAAGTTGGCACCACTGAGTTACAGCCAAGCCTCGCAGAAAGCTGGGATGTCAGCGAAGACGGTAAGGTTTATACCTTCCACTTACGCAAAGGGGTGAAATTCCAGAGCAACAAATATTTTAAACCGACGCGCGATTTCAACGCTGACGATGTCATTTTCTCGTTTATGCGTCAGAAAGATCCAAAGCATCCCTACCATAATGTTTCCAACGGAAACTATTCCAATTTCGAAAGTTTAGAATTCGGTAAATTAATCACCGCTATTGATAAGGTCGATGATAATACGGTGCGCTTCACCCTGACTCATCCCGAAGCGCCATTTATTGCCGATCTCGGCTGGTATTTCGCGTCTATTCTTTCGGCTGAATATGCCGATAACATGTTAAAAGCCGGTACGCCGGAACGCGTGGATATGGACCCGATTGGCACCGGGCCGTTCCGCCTGGCGCAATACCAAAAAGACTCGCGCATTCTGTTTACCGCATTCCCGGAATACTGGCAGGGCAAAGCAAAAATCGACAAACTGGTGTTCTCGATAACGCCGGATGCTTCGGTACGCGTCGCAAAACTTGAAAAGAATGAATGTCAGGTGATGCCATTCCCTAATCCGGCAGATCTCCCGCGCCTGAAGGAAAATGCCGATATTAACCTGATGCAGAAAGCGGGGCTGAATACCGGTTTCCTCTCCTTTAACACGCAAAAAGCACCAACGGATAATGTGAAAGTTCGCCAGGCGTTGGCCATGGCTATCAACAAACCTGCGATTATTGACGCGGTATTCCGTGGTACCGGAACCGCGGCGAAAAACCTGCTCCCGCCAGGCGTGTGGAGTGCTGACGACACGCTCAAAGATTACGAATACGACCCGGAAAAAGCCAAAGCGCTGCTTAAAGAAGCGGGCTTCGCTGATGGACTGACAATCGACCTGTGGGCGATGCCGGTGCAGCGTCCGTATAACCCGAATGCTAAACGCATGGCCGAGATGATTCAGGCCGACTGGGCGAAAATTGGCGTGACGGCAAAAGTGGTGACTTACGAGTGGGGCGAGTATTTAAAACGCGTGAAAGACGGTGAGCATCAGGCGGCGCTGATGGGCTGGACCACGGCAACCGGCGACCCGGATAACTTCTTCGGCCCGCTGTTTACCTGCCGTGCAGCTGATGGAGGCTCTAACTCGGCGAAATGGTGTTATCAGCCGTTTGATAAGCTGATTCTTGAAGCGCGTGCTTCAGGCGACCACGAAAAACGCGTCGAATTGTATAAAGAAGCGCAGCAGATGATGCATGATCAAATGCCTGCGGTGATGATTGCGCACTCGACGATTTTCGAGCCGGTTCGCAAAGAAGTGACACGCTATGAAGTTGATCCGTTTGGTAAACACATTTTCTACCAGGTGGATGTGAAGTAA
- a CDS encoding glucose/quinate/shikimate family membrane-bound PQQ-dependent dehydrogenase, with translation MAIYTPPRGLALGLLWVLSGLMALIGLAIGIGGAYLVALGGSGYFLVMGIVMLISAVLILKKKTSGLVLYGAAFIGSIIWAINDAGWDFWPLFSRLFTFAVLAFLAAIAWPILRAANSHAPVKKAPAYSLAALLAICMLVSAGWMFVPQVQVAANEEVPVKPVAPGDAQKDWKHWGNTTHGDRFAALDQINKGNVSDLKVAWTAHTGDIPQSNGSGAEDQNTPLQVGDTLFVCTPYSKVLALDVDSGKEKWRFDSHATAPNWQRCRGLGYFEETTQKAAATLAEPAQPVACPRRLFLPTTDARLLAINADNGKLCEDFGEHGTVDLKAGMGEVKPGYYQQTSTPLVAGNVVVVGGRVADNFSTGEPPGVVRAYDVHTGKLAWAWDPGNPAITGLPPEGQTYTRGTPNVWSAMSYDAKLGLIYLPTGNATPDFFGGTRTAQDDKYSSSIVAVDAASGQVRWHFQTTHHDLWDFDLPSQPLLYDLPDGKGSTTPVIVQTSKQGMIFMLNRETGEPVAKVEERPVPQGNIEGERYSKTQPYSVGMPMIGNETLKESDMWGATPIDLLICRIEFKGMRHEGVYTPPGLDRSLQYPGSLGGMNWGSVSVDPNNSLMFVNDMRLGLANYMVPRANVAKNASGIEMGIVPMDGTPFGAMRERFLSPLGIPCQKPPFGTMSAIDLKSGKVVWQVPVGTVQDTGPLGIRMHLPIPIGMPTLGASLSTQSGLLFFAGTQDFYLRAFDTANGKEIWKSRLPVGSQSGPMTYVSPKTGKQYIVINAGGARQSPDRGDYIIAYALPDAK, from the coding sequence ATGGCAATTTACACCCCCCCACGCGGCCTGGCATTAGGGCTGTTATGGGTTCTCAGCGGGCTAATGGCGCTTATTGGCCTCGCGATTGGGATTGGCGGCGCTTACCTGGTCGCGCTCGGCGGCAGCGGGTATTTCCTGGTGATGGGCATCGTTATGCTTATTTCCGCCGTACTGATTTTGAAAAAGAAAACCTCCGGGCTGGTGCTGTACGGCGCGGCATTTATCGGCTCAATTATTTGGGCCATCAATGATGCGGGCTGGGATTTCTGGCCGCTATTCTCACGCTTGTTTACGTTTGCTGTGCTGGCCTTTCTGGCCGCGATTGCCTGGCCGATTTTGCGTGCAGCCAATAGTCATGCTCCGGTAAAAAAAGCGCCGGCTTATAGCCTCGCCGCGCTGCTCGCGATTTGCATGCTGGTGAGCGCAGGCTGGATGTTTGTGCCACAGGTACAGGTTGCGGCCAACGAAGAGGTGCCCGTGAAACCGGTAGCGCCAGGTGATGCGCAAAAAGACTGGAAGCACTGGGGTAACACCACTCACGGCGACCGTTTCGCCGCCCTTGATCAAATCAATAAAGGCAACGTGTCAGATTTAAAAGTGGCCTGGACTGCGCATACCGGGGATATCCCCCAGAGCAACGGTTCCGGCGCTGAGGATCAGAACACGCCATTGCAGGTTGGCGACACGCTGTTTGTCTGCACGCCGTACAGCAAAGTGCTGGCGCTGGATGTCGATTCTGGCAAAGAAAAATGGCGTTTTGACAGCCACGCCACGGCACCAAACTGGCAGCGTTGCCGGGGTTTAGGTTATTTCGAAGAAACCACGCAGAAAGCCGCGGCGACACTTGCTGAACCCGCGCAGCCTGTGGCGTGCCCTCGCCGCCTGTTCCTGCCAACTACCGATGCGCGCCTGCTGGCGATTAACGCAGATAACGGCAAGCTGTGCGAAGACTTTGGCGAACACGGTACGGTCGATCTCAAAGCGGGTATGGGCGAAGTGAAACCGGGTTACTACCAGCAAACGTCCACGCCGCTTGTCGCCGGGAATGTGGTGGTGGTCGGTGGGCGCGTGGCGGATAACTTCTCCACTGGCGAGCCTCCGGGCGTGGTTCGTGCTTATGACGTGCATACCGGAAAGCTGGCATGGGCCTGGGATCCGGGCAATCCGGCTATCACCGGTCTGCCACCTGAAGGGCAAACTTACACGCGCGGCACGCCAAACGTGTGGTCTGCGATGTCATATGACGCGAAGCTGGGCCTGATTTATTTGCCGACCGGTAACGCGACGCCTGATTTCTTCGGCGGCACGCGTACTGCGCAAGACGACAAATACAGCTCATCAATTGTCGCGGTAGATGCGGCAAGCGGCCAGGTGCGCTGGCATTTCCAGACCACTCACCACGATTTGTGGGACTTCGATTTACCGTCGCAGCCGCTGCTTTATGACCTGCCAGATGGTAAAGGCAGCACCACGCCGGTGATCGTGCAGACATCCAAACAAGGCATGATTTTCATGCTCAACCGCGAAACGGGTGAACCGGTCGCAAAAGTGGAAGAACGCCCGGTTCCGCAAGGCAACATTGAAGGCGAGCGCTATTCAAAAACCCAGCCGTACTCCGTCGGGATGCCAATGATTGGCAATGAAACACTCAAAGAGTCGGATATGTGGGGTGCGACGCCGATCGATTTACTGATTTGCCGTATCGAGTTCAAAGGCATGCGTCACGAAGGTGTTTACACGCCACCGGGCCTGGATCGCTCGCTGCAATATCCAGGATCGCTCGGTGGCATGAACTGGGGCAGCGTTTCCGTTGACCCGAACAACAGCCTGATGTTTGTTAACGATATGCGTCTGGGTCTGGCGAACTACATGGTGCCACGCGCCAATGTGGCGAAAAACGCCAGTGGCATTGAGATGGGTATTGTTCCGATGGACGGCACGCCGTTTGGGGCCATGCGCGAGCGTTTCCTCTCGCCGCTGGGGATTCCATGCCAGAAACCGCCGTTTGGGACGATGTCAGCCATCGACCTGAAATCCGGGAAAGTGGTGTGGCAGGTTCCAGTGGGCACCGTGCAGGACACGGGGCCGCTGGGCATTCGTATGCATCTGCCGATCCCAATCGGCATGCCAACGCTGGGCGCATCGCTTTCAACCCAGTCTGGCCTGCTGTTCTTTGCGGGTACGCAAGATTTCTATCTGCGCGCGTTTGATACCGCAAACGGCAAGGAAATCTGGAAGTCTCGCCTGCCAGTGGGCAGTCAGTCCGGCCCAATGACCTATGTGTCACCAAAGACCGGCAAGCAATACATTGTGATTAACGCAGGCGGAGCGCGTCAGTCTCCAGACCGTGGCGATTACATTATTGCTTACGCGTTGCCAGACGCGAAATAA
- a CDS encoding SDR family oxidoreductase produces MKRLADKVAIVTGASSGIGYVTAKLFAAEGAKVVVGARREAELAQLVDEIKAAGGEAVAVTGDVREEAYAKALVDKAVQTWGRLDIAFNNAGTLGENGPSTEVSAEGFANAVAINLTGSFLGAKHQIAEMLKHGGGSVIFTSTFVGYSFAFPQVASYAASKAGLIGLTQALASEFGPQNIRVNSVLPGAVDTDMYRDMNDTAESQAFITGLHALKRVGKPEEIARAVLWLASDESSFVTGTASLVDGGASINGV; encoded by the coding sequence ATGAAACGATTAGCCGATAAAGTTGCCATTGTTACCGGAGCCAGTTCTGGCATCGGATATGTCACCGCCAAACTGTTCGCCGCTGAAGGCGCAAAAGTGGTCGTCGGTGCCAGGCGTGAAGCCGAACTTGCTCAACTGGTTGATGAAATCAAAGCTGCGGGAGGCGAGGCCGTCGCCGTAACGGGCGATGTGCGCGAAGAAGCCTACGCTAAAGCGCTGGTGGATAAAGCGGTGCAAACATGGGGGCGTCTTGATATCGCCTTCAACAATGCGGGGACGTTAGGGGAAAATGGACCGAGTACTGAAGTCTCAGCGGAAGGGTTTGCCAATGCGGTTGCCATCAATCTGACCGGATCTTTCCTCGGAGCTAAACACCAAATTGCCGAAATGCTCAAACACGGCGGCGGCTCGGTGATCTTTACGTCTACGTTCGTCGGCTATTCTTTCGCGTTCCCACAAGTCGCCTCGTATGCCGCCAGCAAAGCCGGGTTAATTGGACTGACGCAGGCGTTAGCATCGGAATTTGGCCCGCAGAATATTCGCGTCAATTCTGTTTTACCGGGCGCGGTAGATACCGATATGTATCGCGATATGAATGATACGGCGGAATCGCAGGCATTTATTACCGGGCTGCACGCGCTCAAACGTGTAGGGAAACCTGAAGAAATCGCGCGCGCCGTATTATGGCTGGCGTCTGATGAATCGTCGTTCGTGACGGGTACTGCGTCCTTAGTGGACGGCGGGGCATCGATTAACGGCGTATAG